One segment of Acaryochloris thomasi RCC1774 DNA contains the following:
- a CDS encoding alpha/beta fold hydrolase: MKQADSNFLPASATEIQDRAAQTLLQQVRRQTVEVCTDFGEVNIPTAFACMGPESIPIPQLTSPMLCLPGFDSSLLEYRYLLPILAVQQKCWVLDWYGCGFTAYCPRLSVHPVHIRQHLLTVISRWIGQPVVLIGASLGGAVALDFAMHHPECVRSLVVIDSVGFSGHFPLGPSCPLAILEMGADWLCLRKQTALAAATALSLPSTVIEPLRCSQLHQEMPGWKATITTFCQSGGYADLGPRITDVSHPTLVMWGVSDDVLGTGDALRFRQTISNSQLVWVSQAGHAPHIDQPHIVAKHLLAFTTEVS, from the coding sequence GTGAAACAAGCTGACTCTAATTTCCTTCCCGCATCTGCCACAGAGATTCAGGATAGAGCAGCGCAAACCCTGCTCCAGCAGGTCCGGCGTCAAACCGTCGAAGTTTGCACAGACTTTGGGGAAGTCAATATTCCAACAGCCTTTGCCTGTATGGGGCCAGAGTCGATTCCAATTCCTCAACTCACAAGCCCCATGCTATGCCTGCCGGGATTCGATAGCTCTCTGCTGGAATATCGGTATCTTCTCCCGATACTGGCCGTCCAACAGAAATGCTGGGTGTTGGATTGGTATGGTTGTGGCTTTACAGCGTATTGCCCTCGACTCTCTGTCCATCCCGTTCACATCCGACAACACCTGTTGACTGTGATCAGCCGTTGGATTGGTCAGCCTGTCGTGCTAATTGGAGCTTCCCTTGGTGGGGCAGTGGCGCTTGACTTTGCCATGCATCACCCAGAGTGTGTGCGATCGCTTGTTGTTATTGACAGTGTGGGTTTCTCCGGTCATTTTCCATTGGGGCCATCCTGTCCTTTAGCGATATTGGAGATGGGTGCTGATTGGTTATGCCTACGCAAGCAAACGGCACTCGCTGCCGCTACCGCACTATCACTGCCGTCAACAGTAATTGAGCCATTGCGATGTTCGCAGCTTCATCAAGAGATGCCAGGGTGGAAAGCGACGATCACTACCTTTTGCCAGAGTGGTGGATATGCTGATCTCGGTCCTCGTATTACCGATGTGAGCCATCCGACCCTTGTTATGTGGGGGGTTTCTGATGATGTCCTTGGAACCGGAGATGCCCTACGTTTTAGACAGACAATATCCAATAGTCAACTGGTTTGGGTCTCTCAAGCTGGCCATGCCCCCCATATTGATCAACCCCACATTGTTGCCAAGCATTTACTCGCTTTTACAACAGAAGTTTCATGA
- a CDS encoding RNA recognition motif domain-containing protein yields MSLFIDNLPHNATQDDLKTVFAKYGTATAIMTIRVPADEEEESEPRNCAYVTMSSNAEEEKAIAELDGTVWMGKSLKVQKVRPRRN; encoded by the coding sequence ATGAGTCTTTTCATCGATAACCTGCCCCACAATGCCACACAAGATGACCTGAAGACTGTCTTCGCTAAATATGGAACAGCTACAGCTATCATGACCATCCGTGTTCCTGCAGATGAAGAGGAAGAGTCAGAACCTAGAAACTGCGCCTACGTGACCATGAGTTCTAATGCGGAGGAAGAAAAGGCTATAGCTGAACTAGATGGAACGGTGTGGATGGGGAAATCGCTAAAGGTACAAAAGGTTAGACCCCGCCGCAATTAG
- a CDS encoding HU family DNA-binding protein, which yields MNKGELVDAIATKTSITKKQAEDILTATTDTIIEAVASGDKITLVGFGSFEPRDRAARDGRNPKTGAVLKIPATTVPGFSAGKAFKERVKG from the coding sequence ATGAACAAGGGTGAATTAGTTGATGCGATCGCAACCAAAACCAGCATCACCAAGAAGCAAGCTGAAGACATCTTGACGGCCACGACTGACACCATCATCGAAGCGGTAGCCAGTGGTGACAAAATAACCCTGGTGGGATTCGGTAGCTTTGAACCCAGAGATCGCGCTGCCAGAGACGGGCGTAATCCGAAGACTGGGGCTGTGTTGAAGATTCCGGCGACGACAGTGCCAGGGTTTAGCGCGGGGAAAGCTTTTAAAGAACGGGTGAAGGGTTAA